In Exiguobacterium acetylicum, the genomic stretch AGGAACTTCCGTCGTCTTCGTCTTCAAGACAGCTGCTGCTTGTTCGAGTGTTTCCAAGTGCTGATTCATAACACGATACGCGCCTGCACCTGTTACCGCTTCGATTCGGCGTGTACCTGCACCGATACCGGACTCTGAAACAATCTTGAACAAGCCGATTTCGGCTGTGTTCCCGACGTGGATACCGCCACACAACTCGATCGAGTATGTGCCTGCTGAGACGACGCGGACCGTTTCACCGTACTTCTCACCGAACAATGCCATTGCGCCCTTTGCTTTTGCATCAGCGATGTTCATCTCTTCGATATCAACCGGTAGTGATGCCCAGATTGCTTGGTTGACGTCTTGTTCAATCTTTGTCAACTCTTCTTGTGTCACTGCACCGAAGTGTGAGAAGTCAAAACGAAGACGGTCTGGAGAAACGAGTGATCCCGCTTGGTTGACGTGTGTTCCGAGCGTATCTTTCAATGCTTTATGAAGCAAGTGTGTTGCCGTGTGATTTTTCGTGACGGCTTTACGTTCTGCTGCTTCGACTGTTGCAACGACGTCTGCTGCTTCCGTTGCGATCCCTGTACGAACGATGACTGTATGCAAGTTTTGACCGTTTGGTGCTTTTTGAACATCTTTGACATCAAGAACGAAGTCTTTGCCTTCGATTGTTCCTGTATCCGCGACTTCACCACCACTTTCAGCATAGAACGGCGTGATGTCAAGAATGACTTGTGCTTCTTCACCAGCAGCGACTTCTGTGACTCGTTCTCCATCATGCAACAATGCGATGATTTTCGCATCCGCCTTAAGTTCGGTATAGCCGACGAACGTACTTTTATCTTTTAGCGTCGAGAGGACTTCCGATTGCTGTTGCATCGAACCACTCTCTTCACGCGCTGCACGTGCCCGCTGACGTTGTGCATCCATCGCTAGTTTGAAGCCTTCTTCATCAACAGACATCTGATGATCTTCCGCATACTCGACTGTCAATTCGAGTGGGAAACCATACGTGTCATACAGACGGAACGCATCTTCGCCACTGATGACATGCTCACCGTTCGCCTTAGACGTCTGAGCGACCGTGTTCAAGATTGCAAGACCGTCATGAAGTGTCTCGTGGAAACGTTCTTCTTCGTTTTTGATGACACGTTTGATGAAGTCTGCTTTTTCTGGCACTTGTGGGTAGAAGTCGACCATGACATTCCCGACCGTATCGACGAGTTCATACATGAACGGACGTTCGATTCCAAGCATCTTCGCATAACGCACCGCACGGCGTAGTAAACGACGAAGGACATATCCACGACCTTCATTCGAAGGAAGCGCACCATCACCGATTGCGAATGATACGGTACGGATGTGGTCTGCGATAACTTTGAATGCTACATCCAGTTTTGAATCGTCACGGTAGATTTTACCGCTGATTTCTTCTGTCTTATGAATGATCGGCATGAACAGATCCGTATCGAAGTTCGTCGGCACGTCCTGCATGACACATGCCATCCGTTCGAGTCCCATTCCTGTATCGATGTTTTTACGCGGAAGTTCCGTGTAGTTGCCGTGTCCATCGTGGTTGTACTGACTGAAGACGATATTCCAGATCTCGAGATAGCGTTCGTTTTCGCCACCTGGGTAGAGTTCTGAATCGTTCGGATCGTCTCCAAAAGCAGGTCCACGGTCGAAGAAGATTTCCGTGTTCGGACCAGATGGACCTTCACCGATTTCCCAGAAGTTATCTTCAAGTGGAATGATCCGCTCAGCCGGTACACCGAGTTCAAGCCAGATTTGACGCGCTGCGTCATCTTCCGGGTGAATCGTGACCGAGAGACGTTCCGGATCAAGACCGTACCAGTCATCACTCGTCAAGAGTTCCCAGCCCCATTTGATCGCATCTTCACGGAAGTAATCACCGACAGAGAAGTTTCCGAGCATCTCGAAGAACGTATGGTGACGTGCTGTTTTCCCGACGTTTTCGATATCGTTCGTCCGGATTGATTTTTGTGCGTTGACGATACGTGGATTATCAGGAATGACACGACCATCGAAATACTTCTTGAGTGTCGCAACCCCTGAGTTGATCCACAAGAGCGATGGATCCTCGACCGGTACGAGTGAAGCACTCGGTTCGATCGCATGCCCTTTGCTTTGGAAGAAATCAAGATACATCTGACGGATTTGTGCACCCGTTAATGGTTTTAGAGCTTTCATGAACAGTTACCCCCATTGGTTTTATTTGGACGCAAAAAAGCGATGCCTTCATCCCTGAAAAGGGACGAAAGCATCGCTTCCGTGGTACCACCCTCGTTCGTAAGCAATCCATTGCTTACCTCGAACATCTGATAACGGGGATGACCCGCAGGTGTTTACACCCGACTCCGGAAGGAGCTTCAAAGGGACTCGAGAAAGTGATTGCAGCAGACTCACTTCTCTCTGGACTCGAGTTTTCCTTTTACTTATCTTCCATCAACGTGTTACGTCCATTCATCTATCGTGATTATTACCTATCGCACAGCATCCGTCAAGTCTTTGTCACACCACCGAGTCGTTCAATCAATCGTGTTCGGCGCCGAGGCTCCTCTTCTTGCGACGCTTTATGAAACGCTCGTGGGTCGCCGAACAATAATAAACTCGACTTCGCACGGGTGACCGCCGTATAAATCAAGTTTCGGGAATGCTTGAATGCTCCCGTGAAATAGACCGGCATCAAGACGATCGGAAACTCGGACCCTTGTGCCTTGTGAATCGTAATCGCGTAGGCATGCGTGAATTGATCCCAGTCACTCCGGTTGTACTCGACTTCCGTCTGGTCGAAGCGGGCGATGATCTTATCCACCTTGTCGACGTTTTCTTTGGCGAAGAAAATATTGACGATTTCGCCGATATCTCCGTTATAGACGTTCTCTTCTGCATTGTTGACGAGCTGAAGAATCTTGTCCCCGGTCCGGTAAATCCGTGTGCCTTGTTTGACTTCGCGTTTTTTCGGTTCCTCCGGATTGTAGACGCGTTGCAAGGCGACATTCAGTTCGTCGATTCCCACCTGACCACGGTAAGTCGGTGCCAGAACCTGAACATCGAATTTCGAATACCCTTTTGCGAGTGCTTTTTCCGCGAAGGCTGAGATGCCTCGTAACGTCTCTTGCGGAGACGCGGTGTAAAAGCGACGATCCGCAAGTGGTGATAACAAATCAGCTGACGTCGTCCGGTTCTTCAAATCGTGCGCGAGCCGTAAAATAGAAGAATCTTCCGCTTGGCGATGGACGACGTTCAAACGAACGACGGGAATCCCTTCCGTATCCATCAAATCTGCCAGCACCTGCCCTGGACCGACAGATGGTAACTGATCGCGGTCACCGACGAACAAGATTTTCATGCCGTTCGGCACAGCACGGAGCAGACTTGATAACAAGTAGATATCAATCATCGACGACTCATCGATGATCAGTACTTTCCCTGTGATCGGCTGATCTTCATTCAGCTGAAAGTTCGTTCCGTCATACTTCAATAGACGATGAATCGTCATCGCTGGGACGTCCGTTGCTTCCGATAGACGTTTAGCGGCGCGTCCGGTCGGTGCGACAAGAACGTACGGATAGACATCCCCCGTCTTGACGCGACTTTTCTCAAGCGGCCAATCATGAATTTCTTGCAGAGCATGTAAAATTCCCTTGATGACGGTCGTCTTACCGGTACCGGGTCCACCTGTCAGAACCATTAACGGTGCTTTGACCGCTAACTCGATCGCTTCCCGCTGTTGCGCCGCATATTCCATGCCAAACTGTTCTTCGAGGTGCCCGATTGCTTCAAGGATCGTCGCGACATCGACTTCCTGTTCGGCACCGTTCGCCATGACACGCGCGAGTTCCTTCGCCGCCCGAACTTCCGCATAAAAGATCGTCGGTAAATACAGACAGCCTTCTTCGAGCTTGACCTTATCTTCAGCGAGCAACAGTTCAATCGCTTGTTCTAGCCGTTCCCCTGGGTCTTCACCAAGCAACCGGGGCGCCCGTTGCAATAGCGAGTCGACTGTCGCAAAGGCGTGTCCCTCTCCTGCTTCTTGTTCCAATATGTGCATGATCGAAGCAGCGACGCGCTCTGGGTGTAATCCGACGAGTCCAAGGTGTGAAGCGATATGATCGGCTGTCTTAAAACCAATCCCATTCACTTCATACATCAAGGAATATGGATTCTCTCGTATTCGCGCCATCGCGTCCCCTTCGTAAGCAGCATAAATCTTTGCCGCTAGCTTCGGTGTAACATCAAACGGTGCTAAGAACAGCATCAACTGATCGACACCGTATAACGTGGCTAGTCGACTCAAGATGATGTCAGCTTGTTTTTGTTTTAACCCAGGCACCTGATTTAGTACCCGTTCATCTTTCAAAATGAGATCCACTGCCTCTTCTCCGAGAGCATCGACGATATTTTTCGCTGTCTTCGGACCAATGCCGGTGAACGAACCATTCGTCAAGAAGCGGATCGTCGCATGTTTTGTCATCGGAACCGATCGCCGAATCAGCTCCGCCTTCAGTTGTGTTCCGAATCGGGGATGATCGACGAGACGACCGAATGCTTGATACGTTCCTCCGAGTTCGATCCCAACCCCAGTACCCGTGATGACGAGCTCGGTTTCTTTCAGTTCAAAGTTCTTTTCTTTGACGGCGACCAATACAATGGAGTGTGCTTCTTCTTCAGAAGAAAAGAGCACACGTTTGACGCGCCCGACGACTTGATGGGGGTGCTCCATCACTCCACCTTCTTTCTCTCTTTTTCATTCGCTGCTTTCATCATAGCATTCGTTTACCGGATTTTAAATCAGGGAAAGATACCCTGAAACATTTCGTTAAGAGGAGGAGTTCAAGGATGGCACGTTTACCGATTGCAGGATTGTGTGAATTAGTACTGGAAGTCGAAGATATGGACCGTGCGGTCGGTTTTTGGAATGGGACACTTGGCATTCCTATCGTCGAGCAATGGGCACCTGAGGATGCGGAACCAAGTAAAGAACAGTCTCAACAAGACGGGGTCTGGGCAACCTGGCTCTATATTGGCGGCAACACCCGACTCGGTCTGTGGCTGAAACGGGACTTCACAATGGAAGAACGTACCGTCAAACACTTACCCGTGTCCGAATGGGATACGTTATACGACGAAGGTGGTGTTCATGTCCACTGTGCTTTCTACGTTGAGAAGGACGAGTTCCAACAAGCGCTTAATCAACTGCGTGAAGCTTCGATCACCGTGAAGCTCAGAGAGTGGGATGAACAAGAGACGTCGAACCAAAAAGAGTATTCGGCTTATTTCAAGGATACGGAAAATAACGTCATCGAACTGTATACGAAAAACATGGATGAAGCCTATGAAGACTTTTCCGGACCTCCACTTCGCGTCATTCGTGAAGTTGGGAATTAAATAGCATAAAAAAGACGACTCCAGGCGGAATCGTCTTTTTTATATCAGTCTGCTTGTTTTAATAACGCATCCATCTTCGCTTTCGCGTCCCGCGCAAGAGCGTGTTCCGGCTGGTAGGCAAGAACCGCTTCGAGTTCTGCATAACACGCTTCCTGTTGACCGAGGAAAGCAAGGGCAATCGCATAATTGTATCGTGCATCCGTATGCGTTTCGTCAAGCATCAAGACATGCTCGAACATCTCGACCGCTTCTTCCAACTTCTCGTTTTGCGCTAAGGCAAGTCCGTATTGGAATGCAATCTCGATATCGACACCGTTTAGTTCTGACGCACGTTGTAGACGAGGTAACCCACGTACTGGATCACCGAGTTTTTGATACGTCATCCCAAGCATGAAATGGAGATCAGCGTCATCAAGTCCATATAATAAGGCTGCGCGCAATGATTCCTCTGCTTCGACGAGTTGATCGGCAGCAAAGAACAAGGCACCTTTTGCATAATAAGCACTCGCGAACGTATTATCGATCATCAGTGCCCGGTCATAAAAACGAAGGGCACGATCAGCGTCGTTCATCGATTGGAGTAATGTTCCAAGATTGACGTACGCCGTCGGATCTTTTGGGTTTTGTTCGATCGCATCGTTAAACGCTTGTGCTGCTAATTCATAATTTCCAGCTTCTAGATGCCGGAATCCTACTTCATTATAGTTCATCTTCTTTTGCTCCTTACGCTAGATAAGCGAGGCGTTCGCCTGCTTTATAGGCTGCATCGATCGTCGCACCACCGAGGCAGATATCTCCATCATAGAACACGACCGCTTGTCCAGGTGTGATTGCTCGTTGACGCTCGTCAAATGAAACATCGAGTCCATCTTCGAGGACACGAACCGTGACCGCTGTATCTTGTTGACGGTAACGGAATTTCGCCGTACAACGGAATGTCTCACCGACCGGACGCTCAGATGTCCAGCTGACATCTGAAGCAAGTAATCCTTCCGAATACAACAATTCGTTATGGAATCCTTGATCAACATAGAGGATGTTCTCCTCTAAATTTTTCCCGACGACGAACCAAGGCTCTCCGTCGCCACCGATACCGAGTCCATGACGTTGCCCCATCGTATAGTACATCAATCCATCGTGACGTCCCATGACGTTGCCGTCAAGTGTCCGCATCTCACCGGGTTGCGCCGGCAGATATTGACCGAGGAACTGTTTGAAGTTCCGCTCGCCAATGAAGCAAATGCCTGTCGAGTCTTTTTTCTTCGCCGTTGCGAGGTTCGCTTCTTCTGCGATCCGGCGCACTTCTGATTTTTCCATGTGCCCGATCGGGAACATCGCCTTCGCGATTTGCTCTTGCGACAATTGATTCAAGAAATATGTTTGATCCTTGTTTGCATCAACGCCTCGAAGCAATTTATGTTCTCCATCCTCATAGACGGCACGCGCATAGTGCCCTGTCGCGACGAAATCGGCACCAAGACGCATCGCGTGATCGAGGAAGGCTTTGAACTTGATTTCCTTGTTACACATGACGTCCGGATTCGGTGTCCGACCGAGTTTATATTCATCGAGGAAGTACGTGAAGACTTTATCCCAGTACTCTTTCTCGAAATTGACCGCATAGTACGGAATGCCGATTTGATTGGCTACCGCGATGACGTCTTCATAATCTTCCGTCGCCGTACAAAAGCCGTTCTCATCCGTGTCATCCCAGTTTTTCATGAAGATTCCGATGACGTTATAGCCTTGCTCTTTTAATAAATGAGCGGTCACAGAAGAATCGACACCGCCCGACATCCCAACGACGACTGTCGTTTCACTCGGGGCTTTCGCTCGTGTATTCATTTATTTCACCTCTTAGTTAATTCTGAAACGATTTTACGACATCTTGCAAGGCTTGTGCGAGTAGTTCGACTTGCGCGAGCTCATTTCCGTGACCAAAACTGATTCGGACCGATGCTCGTGTCCGTTCATCTTCGCCATACATCGCCGATAAGACATGCGAAGGTTCGACGGATCCTGCCGTACATGCACTCCCGCTCGATACGGCCATCTGGCGCATATCAAGCATGATCAGGAACGGTTCGATTTCAATCCGCGGGAAGTAAAGATTGAGGACATTCGGCAATCCTTCAACGCCGTTGACTTCGTAAGTGACGCCACTTTCATCCAATCGCGTCAGTAAAACGCTGCGCAGTTGTTTGATGTGGTCCTGTTGTTGATCACGCTCTGCGATCATCAGTTCGAGCGCTTTCGCTAAACCGACGATTCCCGGTACGTTCTCCGTACCAGCACGACGCTTGCGTTCCTGTTCTCCTCCGAACGTTTGAGGCGCTAACTTCACACCAGTCCGTACATACAACAATCCGATTCCTTTTGGACCATTGATTTTATGACCAGACGCGGATAAGAGATCGACCTGTAACGCTTCGACATCGATTGCTTGTTTTCCGAACACTTGCACCGCGTCCGTATGGAACAAAATACCGCGTTCTCGTAAAAATTGACCGAATGCCGCAATCGGCTGAATCGTTCCGACTTCATTGTTGCCGAACATGATCGAGACGAGTGTCGTATCTTCCCGTACCGCTTCTTGCAAAGCAGCCATTGAGACGACACCTGTATCTGGAACATCGAGATACGTGACGTCATAACCTTGTTTTTCGAGCTCTTCGAACGCATGTAATACAGCATGGTGCTCAAACCGTGTCGTAATGAGATGACGCCCTTTTTCACGCGCCGCCTCAGCCGCACCGAAAATCGCATAATTATCCGATTCCGTTCCACCACTCGTAAAAATCAGTTCGGTTGGTTTCGCGTTCAATTCTTGTGCGATCTGCCGGCGTGCTTTATCAATTGCTGCACGAGCAGACCGACCAGCCGCGTGAACACTCGATGGGTTACCGTACTGTTCGAGCAAATAAGGCGTCATCGCCTCAAGGACTTCCGGACGCATCGGCGTCGTCGCCGAATGGTCAAAATAATTCATTCGTTTTCACCTCTCAAATATAGAACATGTATCCTGTATCTTCTTCTTCCGCTAAGTCTTGTAGCGTCGTTGAATCGAGTACTTGATCGACTGCTTGCTGGATTTTATCCCAAAGTTTGCGCTTCGTGACCTCGTCACATGCATCGCCTTCGACGACCACGAGTGGTCCTTCAAGCAGACGGATGATTTCACCCGCTGTGATGTTTTGCGCTTCACGACCGAGCTTATACCCGCCGTAAGCACCACGGACACTTTTGACGAGACCTCCATTACGAAGGGGGGCAATCAACTGTTCAAGATAATGCTCAGATAAGTCATACATCTGCGCGATTTTTTTTAGGGATAATGGTTTAGATTCAGCTTCTTTCGCGAGTGCGATCATGATCGTTAGACCATATCGCCCTTTCGTCGAGATTTTCATCATGCGAAGGATCATCCTTTCTAGTATAGTAGTAGCTAAAAGTGGAAGGAGCGTATGTGTATGGCACATTTATTTGAATCCCAGTCACCTGCCGGACCGCTCGCGAATCGAATGCGTCCGCAGAATCTGGATGAAATCGTCGGACAACGTCATCTGATTGGAGAGACGACGCTCCTGCGGCGTGCCATCTTAGCCGATCGCCTCGGAACCGTTATTTTTTACGGTCCACCCGGTACCGGTAAGACGACGCTCGCGCGTGTCATTTCTAGTTATACAAAATCAGCGTTCGAGCAATTGAACGCGGTCACAGCGAAACTGGAACAATTACGGGAAATTCTAAAAGCAGCCGAAGCCCGTCTTCAGTTCGAGGATCAAAAAACAATTCTCTTTCTCGATGAGATCCATCGATTCAATAAGATGCAACAAGACGCCTTACTCCCGGCGCTTGAAGCAGGTACGATCACGTTGATCGGAGCGACGACGGAAAATCCGAGTTTTGAGGTCAATGCCGCTCTCTTATCGCGGGCAACGGTTTTCCGTTTCGAGCCCCCGACAGCAGACGATTTACGAATCGTCCTCGATCGAACCTTAAAGGACGAAGAGCGTGGTCTTGGCAAATATCCGATCACAATCACGGATGACGCGATCGATCATTACGTTAAGTTGTCAGACGGTGATTACCGGGCATTATTGAATGCGCTTGAACTTGCCGTCTTAACGACACCGGAAATCGATGGTCAGATCACGATCGACCTTGCTGTCGCCGAGGAATCGATTCAGCAAAAAGCATTGAAGTACGATAAGGACGGCGATCGGCATTATGATGTCATCTCTGCCTTCATCAAGTCGATTCGGGGTTCCGATCCCGATGCTGCGCTCTACTGGCTCGCCGTCATGATTGAAGCGGGCGAAAGTCCGCGCTTCATCGTTCGTCGTCTCTATGTCCATGCAGCAGAAGACATCGGGCTGTCTGATCCGCAAGCGTTATTGATGGTCGATGCCTGCGCACGCGCGTGCGAGTACGTCGGTTTCCCGGAAGCACGGATCCCGCTCGCTGAAACCGTCTTATATCTCGCGACGGCACCGAAATCGAATGCTGTCATCTCAGCGATCGATCAAGCATTGACACTCGTCCGTCGTTCAGACGGCGGTCCGGTACCGCCGCACTTGCGCGATGCCCATCATCCAGGGGCAGCAGCACTTGGGAACGGCGTCACCTATCAGTATCCGCACGACTTCGAACATGCCTATGTGCCACAAAATTACTGGCCGGAGAACCTTGCCCGGACAAAACCGGTCTTTTATCGTCCAAGCCCGCGCGGTTTTGAGAAACAACTGCAAGCTCGACTTGATTTTTGGCACAAACAAACAGCCACACATCAGAAAAAGCGACCATAAGGTCGCTTTTTTTAACGAACGCGTTCGATCGTCACGCCGGCTTCACGGACGATCTCATTGATGACGTAGCTCGCTGCGATCAATCCACCAACTGATGGAACGAACGCATTCGAACTTGGCGGCATCTTCGCCTTGCGAATCGCAGCCGCATCGTTTCCGACGACTTGACGGACTTCTTCGATGATCTTAACGGGCGGTTCATCGGAGAAGACGACAGGAACACCTTTATGAATTCCGGCTTTCCGAAGTTTCGTCCGAATGACCTTCGCTAGTGGATCATAACTTGTATCTTTGATGTCAACGATCTTGATGCGTGTCGGATCCATCTTGTTCGCCATCCCCATACTTGAGATGATTGGGATGTTACGTTTCTTGCATTCCTGAATCAAATGAATCTTGAACGAGACCGTGTCCGATGCATCGATGACATAATCCGGCTGCTGTTCGAAGAACGACTCGAATGTCTCTTCATTGTAGAACATCTTCAAGCGAACGATTTCAAGATCCGGATTGATTAACGCAAGACGTTCTGCCATCGCATCGACCTTCGGTTGACCAACCGTCGGAAGCAAAGCATGGATTTGTCGGTTGACGTTCGTGATGTCGATATCGTCCTTATCGACAAGAATCAAACGACCTACGCCACTGCGGGCAAGTGCTTCTGCTGAGAACGATCCAACACCACCGATCCCCAGAATAGCGACGGACTTGGATGCCAATGCGTCAAGTCCAGTTTTACCGATTGCTAGTTCATTACGCGAAAATTGATGTAACATCTCATAACCTCACAATACTCATACTGTTTTACTCGGAATTATATCATAAAAAAAAACGTCATGCGACGTGTCAAACAACAAAATAATAAGACGATGGGACCCGAAGTGCCGTGTCGATACCTTATTTTTGAACCTGCTGTGCAGGTGGGTGTCTTATCCGATTCCTATTCGTACGTCCTCCTGCTGTGTTACGAGGCATGTACTACTAGTTGGAACGTCAAACTCCCTATCAAAAAAGAGTGGCTCAAAGATAAAAGGCGGCTCTCGTACAATTCAGGAACCCCATCTGATGCATTTAATATAGCATCCTCCCCTCTGAAATGCAACTACTTCCCACTCCAGAAAAAGATGCTTTTTTCAGGTCCAACGTTTCGTGAACTGTTGATTCGGATCATATCGTTGTTGTTGGAATGCAGGATCGAATCGTGGTGTGCGTGTTGCATTCCCGACACCCGCGATGAACGCCCAGTTGCCATAGTTCGAAGCGACATCATAGTCAATCAACTGCTGTTCGAAATATCGCGCTCCGATGCGCCAGTCCTGCTTTAATTCATGAATCAGATAACTGGCAACGATCTGCCTGCCGCGATTCGACATCCATCCCGTCTCGCGAATCTCGTTCATGAAGGCATCGACGAACGGAACACCGGTCTTTCCTTCTATCCAACGTTCGACAGCTAGCTGGTCCGTCTTCCACGTGCGTTGTCCTTCTTGTAATCCACTCGCACGGAACAGACGGCTTCCTGTCTCACGCATCGTCAAATGGAAGAAGTCACGCCATAACAGTTCGAAATACAACCAGTACGTCGATTCATTCGCTCCCTTTTTTCGCTCGGCTTCCTGCAATTCAGCCATGACGCGACGCGGCGAGAGTGATCCGTTCGCTAGCCAGGCAGACAGCTTCGAAGAATCATTTCGTAAGAACCCATTCCGTGTTTCTTTATAGGTGAATACAGGCTCGTCAAGGTATTCCTGAAGACGCGCTCTCCCTG encodes the following:
- a CDS encoding tRNA threonylcarbamoyladenosine dehydratase; this encodes MLHQFSRNELAIGKTGLDALASKSVAILGIGGVGSFSAEALARSGVGRLILVDKDDIDITNVNRQIHALLPTVGQPKVDAMAERLALINPDLEIVRLKMFYNEETFESFFEQQPDYVIDASDTVSFKIHLIQECKKRNIPIISSMGMANKMDPTRIKIVDIKDTSYDPLAKVIRTKLRKAGIHKGVPVVFSDEPPVKIIEEVRQVVGNDAAAIRKAKMPPSSNAFVPSVGGLIAASYVINEIVREAGVTIERVR
- a CDS encoding DASH family cryptochrome, encoding MGAVVWYRHDLRVDDHEALRSACEEQDVIRAVYVKDQKKRDFKRGTQQARFEQETLENLADHLSQIGIALDIVEGETNETLDSYLQADDTVYFHKMTGTEEAASEQYIEDRYAVRSFETQTLHRREDIGSDELKRVFTAFRKRVEAKGTFYDPLDPPTGIQLIKEESVEADPEIAFPFRGGESAGRARLQEYLDEPVFTYKETRNGFLRNDSSKLSAWLANGSLSPRRVMAELQEAERKKGANESTYWLYFELLWRDFFHLTMRETGSRLFRASGLQEGQRTWKTDQLAVERWIEGKTGVPFVDAFMNEIRETGWMSNRGRQIVASYLIHELKQDWRIGARYFEQQLIDYDVASNYGNWAFIAGVGNATRTPRFDPAFQQQRYDPNQQFTKRWT